The DNA window tagtACTCATGCTCATGGTGATGTGATGAAACCCCTTAAACTACTAACTAACGTATTAAAGTCAGAGTTTGTGCTCCATACCAGTGTTACTGTATTCACTGACATTATAAATTAgcttttatctttatatttttgtatttaaatgtaatttttcctaCTTTATTTAAATTAGGTTTAAGCTTTATCAATTTGCATGATGAGttgtttacattattataatatatttatgtgtgtgtgtgtttgtgtgtttgtatattatatatatatatatatatatatatatatatatatatatatatatatatatatatatatatatatatatatagggcttttgatttaaagcattatttagatgaattaattatggagaaaaataacgcgttaaaattattaacgcatttaaCGTACTTGCCCCGCaccagacctatgtggatcatctgtaATTTCATACAGTCTATTGATGACTAATAGAAGGcagagcaacaacttactgcgtgatggagcctagaaaatgtacctaaaattcaagatatggggcaaaacacCGGTTTGAGAATTTGTCTCATATTTAGctacatcacatagttaagaaatatcacacgagaAGTAGGCTTAGTGGAATATCACACTAGTgtaaatgtgatactcatcttattCAACAGTTCATTaacaagttaatattgtgttaatattttagacacaatgttttctgttttgctcaattttgccaaccagaagataaagacaaagcaTTACTGTTCATCCGAGCAACCCACAGcatcatttcatttcttaatccacgttttcAACGAATCGGGTTGAACCATTTGGCGCGTTGAACCGTTGGCCATAGTCGCTTGGCTTTGAAgtgctgcacagaccgatcggtgaatgacatcaaagtaccgcgagagcgattcaaaagcacaaggagtcgtctgctctataagctcttgcggtactttgatgtcacacaccgctCAATCTGAATTGTGATGATTCGCTTCAACTCGAACAAGCgcaatgattcaatgaaccattcataaagaaccatttacttcactcctgaatgaatcagccatttgaacgaatcaaacgaatgaataaatgactcgatgacttcatcatcattaagacatttaccaacACCTACTGGCAgtattatttagagtataatttcattaaagaaataatttcatattttcatggtaataataataaaattaagaaaataaattattaaagttataaatcACCAACCAGAAAttacaattatgtcatcatttactcacatggtccaaaagagttggctatatttaatacattttatcaaacaaaatatttcttgctgaacctactttttacataacaatgactttaaatgatattttgggtgtaatttctccaaatatgatgTGCCACTAATTAAAAATTATCGCTTACCAgctctaatacacacacacacacacacacacacacacacacataaatatatatataagttgtccaaatgaaatgcataacaaagcatatcactaatcaaagattacgttttgatatatttacagtaggaaatttacaaaatctcttcatggaacatgatctttacttaatatcctaatgatttttggcataaaagaaaaattggtcATTTTGACCCAgacaggttttattttattttttggctactgctaaaaatatatcccagtgacttaagactgctcTTGTGCCACGGGGTCACATATatgcatactgtatgtatattacagtatattacacTATGTAATAGACTGTATGGCTTATGAAGAAATTCAGCTGtcactgtttctatctatctatctatctatctatctatctatctatctatctatctatctatctatctatctatctatctaactaggCATCCACCCATCAGTCTGTACTCTATATCTATCTGGACTAGTATACTTTTGGTGGTGAACTGAGGTAGTGGTGTTGTGGTGAGCTGTTAATTCTAGGCAGTTCTTGGCATGGGTTTTCTCACTACTTCTCTATTTCCAGGCATCTGTTGGTCTGCCACACTGTTGGAGTCAAATAGTAACAGTCCTAGTGCCCAATTACTAATACATGTCTTTCTTCAGTTCAAAACAGAACTGAATGTGGCCTGTTTGTAGCCAGTGTTTCTCCGCCTGTTTCCTGACCTTTCAAAATAGACCCAGGTCCCACCCTGTCCTCTCACTATGAAGCCGATAAACACTTCGGTTTCATTActatttaatgcattaacatcTTCTCAAAGAGGTGACTGAATCTGTGTTTTTAAACTAGACATGAATTTGATGCATTACATGAAGACAGCAGAAACCACTTATATATTTATAGACATGCTCTTGTTCTACTAAAACAGTAGCATCTTGTGTATAAATTAATCACATAACCCATAAGGatgcataattaatttattcaagtaCTGGATTGCACTTATTCATCTTGTTAATAAACTAGATTTTTAGATTTATGAAGAACACGTGATTTATGAAGTTGCTACAGTAAGTGATTGTTTACAGATCCAAGTCAATTGTTCAGGAACAAAGTTATGGATTTAGTCCCTCCTTCAATGTAAATCTTTGAGATTTAATACAAGTTAACTTGCCAAGAAGATGCTTGCTTTGAGGAATCATTCATTTCTGAAGAATAAACACATCACATTACTAACTCTAATTATGGAATGAGCAatacaaaaagtgaaacttgatCTAGTAAGCGGCTCTTATTAAAACTACTGGACAGTAAAAACAAAACCCCTGCTTGCAGCCTTCTCTTTATATTCTTAAAGCATTTTAAAGAGGTTTAGActgatttaacattaaaaactaaCTACTGGAATAACTTGTACTCTGTTCCAGAGACAACTGCAAATGACCTCAAAATCCCCAACGTGTCTAAAGTCACATCACTGACCTTCAGTCCACTATTTACTAAATTACTCATTCATTAGATATTAGTCATTCATGGCGTTTGTGTCCAAGGCTGATAAGCTGTAAAAAGCAGAATTAAAATTAAGACATGTCTCAACTTACTCCGAGCtgtttccaaaataataaaataaaataaaaacactgtccaTTTAATTCTGAGAGTCAGCAAAAGGGCAGAAGATAATCATAAAAGCTATATTGTggcttttaaataaatacattaattaatgaatgaataagcagGTTGTAAGTAAAAATCAATatgcttttcttttaaaacattattgttCCTGGAACATGCATTACTCTGCAAAACCCCAGTGTGCGTCATGTCACCATTACTTCACTACAGACGATGAAATGGCACAATCTTTCTTTCACAAAACGAGTTTACAGCACAGATAGTGCTGTTTGctttcagtttaatgcatctaGATTTCCCCACTGACCTGAGGATTTCATTTGGCATGAATGTGATATTCTGCACAACTCCATAATGATAATTTAACAACTATAAAGCATcagtacaatgcattataaaccTATTCATAATTCTTTCAACAGCTCggttatttattacaattaagcCATGTCAGAACCAAaggctatttttaataaattattatataataataaaattaatttttactctTAATAAATTATAATGCATTTGTAATGCCTTATAATACACTTTATAATCAGATATGTTACTGAAACACTGTCATCATCCATTTATTTCTGAGCAGGTTCTTTCTCTTTATGTGAAAATTGTTCCTACAAGCAACCAagaatcacatatatatatatatatatatatatatatatatatatatatatatatatatatatatatatatatatacatttaatcaaaaacaaaaaagtccTGACTAATAAGCATGTTTCTGTCCATAAATAATACCATCACTGGGTATTCTGGGAAATGCACAGgaagataacacacacacacacacacacagagagagagagagagacagagagagagacattaatGCAACTTCCTCTTgcacaaaatgaaaagaaataggaAGAATTTTGAAAATACTGTGAATACTTCCAATGTTTTTAGAAAttgaagaatagaatagaatagaatagaatagaatagaatactgACTGTGATGAGTCAAAGACACTGAACCTGCAGCAGCAGATGTGACACGAGGGAGATTTACATTAATTTACTGTCACTAGAGTAATGCATGTGACTTTGGCATTTTGAACGTATGCCTGCAACACATTTTTTTGACATTCTTGTGTGATCTTTGCTGAGGGTGAATTACGGTGCATTTCATCAAACATACTCACTTCTGATATGGGTTTGAGATCTGGTGAGATGTCAAATGTCATCTTTGCTCTCCAGTGGATGCCACTGACCTGAGGGACTTCCAGTCAGAAAGGACCGAATGCAAATTTATtaaccattttaaaatcaaaatcaagACCACATACTCTATGACAGCCCAAATGCATCTGAACGGTTCAGTAAGCTTTCGTTTTACAACACTTGTCTGCTTTTATAAACTTCTGCACATTaaggaaatacaaaaaaaaagtactgagCTTCTGCatgttgcaaaaaaagaaaaaagaaaaaaaaagacaccaaaCGCTGCTTAGTAAAAATGAGAGTGTGGTTAAGGATGGTTATTAATGTTTGAGACATGAAACACTTTCACAGGAAAGAACAATTGCTTTGCCAAAACTGACAATTCACAAAACAGTTCACACAAGGATAAGTGAACAAGCTTTTAACAGAGGTTTAACTACAGATACGTACATTTATCAGACAATCTTTcactaaaaaatgttttttaattactCACATAAAAACCCCAGTGTAATATTAGTTCAGCACTAGTATTTGAACTTTCCtttccttttatttcattttccattgtaatttttttttttttttttttgcagttgatgCAAGAAATATATTTGACATGCATCTAGTATTTTTGTTAATTCATGCATAATAGTAGTAGCTACTAGTAGCACAATAGTAAAGTGCAGATTTAATGAACTCACTTTAAGTGCCACACTGCATTGAGCATTAACATGAACATTAAggcaagaaaaaaagataaataactgttaaatatgtaaaagaaTGCACATAAATAGTAGATTCATATCATTTTAACATGCATTCTTGATAATCATTAAAACTATATTCTAGAATGTCCTAAATATTATCTGAGCATTAACAgaattgatgcaaaaaaaaaaaaaaatgaatgcactcTAAAATGATGCATGAAATTATCTGTAATCTGAAAAATAGATACAGTATAGTTTATAACATACAGCAAATTAAACATGCTTACTTTGTCGTAACACAAAAGGTCTAATAAGAAATCATGTATTtatgttaataattaatataataactaaaataagtgagtctttttttttcttgcttaatTTGGAGTGTGAGGCGCTCAGTTCTTGATCACTGACCATCTACATACCATGACTTCACACATTCTGTAAATAATGCAAAGCCTGATAACAACCAAACTGCAAATAGAAAACAGTGCTATGTgcttgaacacaaacacacactgctgacTCAGTGTGACTGAGGGATGCGGCAAACCCGTTGCCATATGTGccataagtgaaaaaaaaacccaccCTGAATAAccagaaataattaaaacattcacacacacacacagctgagtcTAAGAGCAATGAGACTGATGAACCACTTTAAGGCCACTTCCCTAAATGTCTGCACACGGCTCATCTCTCTGTCCATCAGATGGTCATATTTCTCTTTCTGACAGACAGTGCAGATCAGCTCGTCTGATAGACATGAGGTCTCTGCTGTTAATATCAGGTAAAAACACAAGAGCATCATCTTATTGTCTGATTCTGTGTAATCAATGTCTGGATGTTTTGACAAACTCTTGCTCTTTGCTGCATTAAAGCTGAAGTTTACTTTAAGCAAGTTTATAGCTTTCACTCAACTCAAGAGGCAAAATATTTAACAAGCTTTGTTTGTCTGATTAATACACTGACATTAAATGATGATAAATGTTGACAGTTTTCTACAAATGATCTTATTTCAATGAAATGAATGATCACAGAAAATATGAATGATATTCTTTTTGGCTATGCTTGCACTAATATGACAATGCTGTTACAAAGATTTTCATCACAGTGCCACAAACAATGTTTAGATGCAACAATAACTTTCAAATAGTTGTGGCACTTGTATTCAATATTTTGTATTATCAACAAGCTTTCGTGATGCACAATACCAATTCCAGTTAAGTTTGTTgggtgattattttttttatttgattacataaataaatattatatgaaaatatcAGTCAGGAATAATTCTCCACTTTAAGTTGCAGTTGACCGACCAGAGAGATATGTAGTAATGTTCATTGATTATCTGGATTTCGGACACTGCTGGTTCTACTGCGCTGATAAATGAACAATAAATgaactgtgagacaccaatgtgtccctaaGCAAGACATTTAACCCCTCGTTGcaccagaggtgtgcgacctctggcATTTATAGCaaattttaagtcgctttggataaaagcgtcagctaaatgaataaatgtaaatgcatgcagaCAGTGAAGTCACGACAGACACAAAACTGACTGGGTGTGGTCGTCTCATTTGCAAATGCAAATCAAAATAAAGCTGTAGATTCTTAGTCCAGaaataatactattttaaataatctttttaatCCACAGTGTTGTTGGCTCTCATAAGGGGCGGCGAGGGACAGAAACTAACAGGTAAATACACATTTCTTTGCACACACTTCTATAGATTGTGTACATGatcaaatcaactgaaataataCATGTGGTAAAGATGATCAGCTCTGcttgagcaaaacaaaacacatttaatgtgaTTAAATCTATTATGAAATTACTAATGTTATGCATAAATATTTAGTATCTCACAGAGGGTCATTTATAATGAGCTTCCAACCAAGTCCAAAGTGATTTCAGCCGTGGCCAAAGCAAGGAGTCTGCTGTAGACCGAACGGCCTGACTCTTACAAAATAATCAATGGACAACAGAGACGAgacttaatttaatgtttaatgaattaatttaatgttaaaaaccAGCAGCATTAAGATCCCTGATCACTTGTGGCACATTTCACATCAATTAGAGACTGTAAAAAACTAAACTCGACAGCAGACCCACAGCCCAACGCATGCATTTACACAGACGCAGCCCAAAACATTCAGTTCGAAGTTGAATCAGAGAGAGGGCTGAAACTATATAAAtgcataacttaaaaaaataacttaattcataaatacacacatataaagaACTGAACTAAAGAAAGCAAACTTCTCCAGGTGTCATCTTTATTCAAGAGCAGACTGCACTAAATCACTAGTCTTCAATTATGGTCAATCATTCATATTACATAATAGTAATCAGACGATCTGCCATTACAGATGATTTGTGTCTCATATGTctgttctctttctctcagtgATTCTCCGGCCGAAGTTCCCTCAGGTGTATGCTGGAGATGACATCACTCTGATCTGTAACCGTGAAGGAGGGAGTAAACCAACAACATGGTATTTTAACGGAGCACCACAAACACACAAGGATTATTTAATGCTTCTTACAGCAGTGACACCAGACAACAACGGGGAGTATAAATGTGATCAGGGAGGAACGAAGAGTGACCCGTTAACACTCACTGTACTGGGTATGAACACCATCCTAAACGTTCATGATCGTCTGCTCTGTTCCTCCTGCTGTGTCTCAtgatctctctccctctctctctctctctctctctctctctctctctctctctctctccctctctctctctctctctctctctctctctcagatctgGAGCCTCACGCTCAGCTCTCTCCATCTGTTGGAGGTGCTGTGATGACCAAAGGAGATGGAAGAAACCTGGTGCTGCAGACAGATGATGATGATCTGGAGAACTGGAATTGTTTTGTGTTGAGGGGAGTGAGCACCTCCGCTATAGGACTCGATGTTAATAAGGAGATGAAGAGAGCTGTTATATTTGCAGATTTAAAGGAAGCAGAAAGAGCAACTTTCTGgtgcaagaaaaagaaagcagtTCTTCGAAGCAATGCAGTGACACTGAAAAAGACAGGTTACTCATTACTCCACTTCCTGTTGTATTTCAGATCACCTGTGTGTAGAGAAAGGGATATAAATTCATTAAGTTCTAAACCTGTACGACTCACTAACTTCTGTGGAAGACAGAAAGAGATACTTTGAAGAATCTTTTGACTGTTGTGTTCATGCGATGAAAGGTGTGGTGttcaaaacaagcaaaacaaattAGATTTTGAAAAATGGTTCATGTTGTGTTTACATTATCATAAGATGCAATtctaaccatttaaaaaaaaacatttacaaaaaagggATTGCATTAATATTTGACCACAGAGTGATCATATGTCTCCTCAGTCCACTTCTCTATTCACTACGCAGACCGATGTCTTTcccagaaaactttttttttttttttaccagctttCCGTCAGCTAGTTCCTATCAGTCTGAAACATAagcaagtgatgttacagaaAACTGggcttaagaaagaaagaaagaaattaagaaagaaagaaagaaagaaagatctaCAAAAAAGGATGTACAGAATCTCAAAGCCATTTCACAAACAGCCATGAGACTAATTTGGAGAGCAACTGGAGACAGTATTCTCCTGCTTCTCAGATATTTTACTGAAAACTGTGTATGCTTCAAAGCATTAAAAAAGATCTGAAGAAATGAAGGTTTGCTATTAGGTTTCATGAAGGCTTTCCTCACTCTACAGAGCATTTAATTGGACACCTGCAAGTGCAATGTGATATTGTGTCATCAACATTTTGGACTGttttcctaaatatatatatatatttctttttttttaaatctgtatacATGCCAAACATTTGTTAGGTTTTACTTGCACTGGCATTAGGATGAattcaaagtcaagtcacctttatttattttgtgcttttaacaatagattgtgtcaaagcaactgtacagcattaattaggaaaatggtgtgtcaataatgcagaattaCAATAGTAAACACAAATTTTtcaattaaaggcagttcatcattgaattcacaTCACTTAATTTGACTGGATATTTAAATGAAAGGATGTGCAGTCTGACCTGTGTGTGTTCTCTGTTTCTCAGAGCTCATGGTGATGTTGGTTCCTCCGGCCGTTCCTGCTCTGAAGGGGGAGCCTGTGACCCTCAGGTGTGAAGTCTGGGGTAAACCAAAGCTGGACAAGACTGTCTTCTATAAGAATAAAACACAAATCAAGAGCTCAGCTGAAGGCACATACACCATCACCAGCGCCACACAAAGTGATAACGGCATGTACAGCTGCCACGCCACCTACAGGTTTACACACATCAGCACAGGAGCTGCAAAGAAGGACGGAGATTCTGATGCTCAAGAGTTAAAAGTTATAGGTAAACACAACAACAGCTGCATTACCTCACACGTTCATTAATACAGAAACACTACGACCACATATACTAACAAAAAAATATCAGAAAGTACTTTTGGGACATGGTACTATCTATAGTGTTCTTTATCATATAATTgcaaaaaaacagtaatacattTAAGGACTATACACAAATATATGATAATTTATTAAAGCCCTACATATGTATATACAGAGGAGTAAACACAGATTTCAGTTTGAATACTATAATCGTCTGAAATCATCAGTGCTCCACAGTACGGGTTTGTAAGTCATATTTCTGTGTTTTACAGGTGGACCTCCTGCTgcagtgatttcagcgtctgctaaCAATCTGAAGTGTTCCTGTCCTGACTGTCCTGCCAGC is part of the Carassius gibelio isolate Cgi1373 ecotype wild population from Czech Republic chromosome B24, carGib1.2-hapl.c, whole genome shotgun sequence genome and encodes:
- the LOC128013537 gene encoding uncharacterized protein LOC128013537 isoform X1, which produces MSAHGSSLCPSDGHISLSDRQCRSARLIDMRSLLLISVLLALIRGGEGQKLTVILRPKFPQVYAGDDITLICNREGGSKPTTWYFNGAPQTHKDYLMLLTAVTPDNNGEYKCDQGGTKSDPLTLTVLDLEPHAQLSPSVGGAVMTKGDGRNLVLQTDDDDLENWNCFVLRGVSTSAIGLDVNKEMKRAVIFADLKEAERATFWCKKKKAVLRSNAVTLKKTELMVMLVPPAVPALKGEPVTLRCEVWGKPKLDKTVFYKNKTQIKSSAEGTYTITSATQSDNGMYSCHATYRFTHISTGAAKKDGDSDAQELKVIGGPPAAVISASANNLKCSCPDCPASCTSYHWYHTPFNDPFTREKRSENDESITIEKEGEYRCRRDCGNGFSRFSHVYSYTVTANMVPILMAALVIFIGLLIILLIALKRRRGGSAIQETKQDKNKTTTGDYEQIQLKDKAVYHTLGEGTSKDQAEGGYEPLQKTQEEGVYHTVGAVGPVEGQSEGQAQGGYEALKSIKVDVYHTVGPVEGQSEGQGQGQGQGGYEALKSVKAEVYQTLSSDDSKKPAGEAEGGYEQLPQKDKDYETVAVEDNPYEEVKKQMGKENE
- the LOC128013537 gene encoding uncharacterized protein LOC128013537 isoform X2, yielding MSAHGSSLCPSDGHISLSDRQCRSARLIDMRSLLLISVLLALIRGGEGQKLTVILRPKFPQVYAGDDITLICNREGGSKPTTWYFNGAPQTHKDYLMLLTAVTPDNNGEYKCDQGGTKSDPLTLTVLDLEPHAQLSPSVGGAVMTKGDGRNLVLQTDDDDLENWNCFVLRGVSTSAIGLDVNKEMKRAVIFADLKEAERATFWCKKKKAVLRSNAVTLKKTELMVMLVPPAVPALKGEPVTLRCEVWGKPKLDKTVFYKNKTQIKSSAEGTYTITSATQSDNGMYSCHATYRFTHISTGAAKKDGDSDAQELKVIGGPPAAVISASANNLKCSCPDCPASCTSYHWYHTPFNDPFTREKRSENDESITIEKEGEYRCRRDCGNGFSRFSHVYSYTVTANMVPILMAALVIFIGLLIILLIALKRRRGGSAIQETKQDKNKTTTGDYEQIQLKDKAVYHTLGEGTSKDQAEGGYEPLQKTQEEGVYHTVGAVGPVEGQSEGQAQGGYEALKSVKAEVYQTLSSDDSKKPAGEAEGGYEQLPQKDKDYETVAVEDNPYEEVKKQMGKENE